From the Pseudomonas monsensis genome, the window CAGAATCATCAGGCCTTCTTTTTCAGCGGCGTTGAAGATGTCCTTGGCCTTGCCTTTCCAGGCATCGCTCAGTACGCAACCGATCAACAGACCGAGGCCACGCACCTGAGTGAACAGGCCGTACTTCTCGCCGATCTGCTGCAGACGGGTCTTGAATTTGTCGTGCTTGGCGTTGACGCCGTTCAGCACCTCAGGGGTGTTGATCACGTCAATCACCGCTTCGGCTACCGCGCACGCCAGCGGGTTGCCGCCGTAAGTGGTGCCGTGGGTGCCGACGACCAGATGTTTGGCCAGTGCTTCGGTGGTCAGCATCGCCGCGATCGGGAAACCACCGCCCAGGCTCTTGGCGCTGGTCAGGATGTCCGGGGTCACGCCGTAATGCTGGTAGGCGAACAGGTGGCCGGTACGGCCCATGCCGGTTTGCACTTCGTCGAACACCAGCAGCGCGTTGTGTGCGTCGCACAGTTCACGGGCACCTTGCAGGTAAGCCAGTTCGGCCGGCAGTACGCCGCCCTCGCCCTGGATCGGTTCCAGCACGACCGCGCAGGTCTTGTCGGACACCGCCGCTTTCAGCGCGGCCAGGTCGTTGTAAGGGACGTGGGTGATGCCGGTGATTTTCGGACCGAAACCGTCGGAGTACTTCGACTGGCCACCGACGTTGACGGTGAACAGAGTACGGCCGTGGAAGCTGTTGAGCGCGGCGATGATTTCGTACTTCTCGCTGCCGAAACGGTCGAACGCCACACGACGGGCCAGCTTGAACGCGGCCTCGTTGGCTTCAGCGCCGGAGTTGCAGAAGAACACGCGCTCGGCGAACGTGGCGTCGATCAGCTTGTGCGCCAGGCGCAGGGCAGGCTCGTTGGTGAACACGTTGGACACGTGCCACAGCTTGTTCGCTTGCTCGGTCAGCGCACCGACCAGCGCCGGGTGCGCGTGGCCCAATACGTTTACGGCAATCCCGCCGGCGAAGTCGATCAGCTCGCGGCCGCTCTGGTCCCAGACGCGGGAACCGGCGCCACGCACCGGAATGAAAGCGGCAGGCGCGTAGTTGGGAACCATTACCTGGTCGAAATCGGCGCGTTCTACCGCAGCGTGATCAACGGACATCGGAGTCTCCTGAAGAGGAACACCCGCCTGAAACTGGCGAGCTTGGTGAGGATTGTAAGGACAGTTTTCAGCCCGGCCTTGTCGCCAAGCGACAACTTCTTATAGCGCAAACCCTGAATTTTCCCGGGTTTACGGCAATGCGACATATAGCGTCGCAAAGGCGCAGTTTAAACTGTCGCTGCCGATTTGCGGCAGGCCCGGGAGGATATCAACTGAACGGCGCGGCACAGCTATAAATATGTACCGCACCCCCCATGCATCGTTCTGATTTGCTTGGTGCTTTCCAGATGCCAAGGATTGGCCCGATGCAAACGACTGAACACCCCAACGACACCCCTTTCGGGGCACAACCCGACACTCACTATCTGCACCTGCAAGCCAGCCTGCCCACATGGCTCGGCAATGCTTCAGCGTCCAGACGCGAGGCATTGAAAAACACCCTGCCAGCGATGCCCCTTCAACTTCTAGCGCGTTCGGCGACCGAGCATCAGGCGCTCAAGGCGCTCAATTCCGCCCACTGGTCCGCCCAAAACGATGTCGACCGCCAACTGGAGCAATTCAGGGACATCAATGCCTTTGCCGAACCGCTGCTCAAGGCCGCGATCAAGGCCCACTTCGACCTGGAACTGGATGTCAGCAACATCCAGCTGCGTCTGTATATCCCTGCCACCACGCCGCTGTTCGGCATCAAGACCGGCGCACGCACGTGGACGGTGTCGCTGCTGGCGGCGGCGCTGCATAACTTCGAAGAAAAGGAGACGCAGGACGATGCCTATGACGCCGCGTCGACGTACATCATGCAGTCCTTGCCTTCCGCGCAGTCCGACACGCCGCTCTCGGCCACCGCACAGTTCGACACCCTGCCCTGGCTCAAGGAAAAAATGAGCATCCCGGCGTTCACCAAAATGTGCCGGGAGCTGGACATTGGTGCGCAGTACAAGACGTACCTCGAAGACCACCTCGGCATGACCGACGCGAAAAAAGGCGCAACGTTACGCAAACATGTCGACAAGAGCGAAAAAGCCGCGCTCAAGGCCGCCCTGCAATTCGCCCGTCTGACGGGCGATATCAGCGACCGTTACTGTCGCACGATCGTTGCACTGATCGACGGCGTGCGGCACCTGCGCATCGACGGGCAGCACCTGCAAACTCAGGCGCTGACCATGATGGGCGCGCCGCTCACCGGTATCCTGGTGTTCGCCCCCCAGGCCGATGAAGTCCACACAATAGCGCGGGTGGTCGCCTACGTCCCGGATGACCCGGAGCATCCAATCAAGGAGTACGCCTCTTCGGCGGAGCTGGAAAAGGAACTGACCCGTCAGCTGCGCGCGCAGGACTATCAGAAATTCTTCAGCCGCTTCGTCAACCACGAACAGCGCGGCGTTTTCTTCTCCAGCCTGAACACTCGCCTGAGCCAGGTGAAGTGGCATGAAGCGGTGCACGGCAGTCAGGACCCGATCTGGCGCAGCGAGCCGCTCGAGAAGCCTGATCTGCAACTGGCCGCTACAGTGATCCTCGGTGATCTGTGGCAGCACCAGTACCAGAAAAAACTCAACAAGATTCTCAATGACGGCCAGGTCATCGCGGTCGCCACCGCCACGGTCGACTCGAATGCCCGCTGGGCGCTGTGGGATTCCTTCGTCGGTATCGCCTCGGCCATTTTGCAGACCGCCGTGTTCATCATCGCGCCATTCGTGCCGGGGCTGGGCGAACTGATGATGGCCTACATGGCCTATCAGTTTCTCGACGAAGTGTTCGAGGGCATCGTCGAATGGGCGCAAGGCCAGATCACCGAAGCGCTCACGCATCTGGTGGGGATGGTGGACGCGGCGATTCAACTGGGCCTGTTTGCCGTCGGCGGTTCGATTGCAGTGGGTGAGTTTCGTAAAGTCCTGCCCAAGGAAGTCATCGCGTTCATCGAGCGTTTCAAACCGGTGAAGCTGGCGAACGGCAATACCCGCTACTGGGATCAGGACCTGACCCGCTATCAGCAGAAATCCCTGCCGGCAGCCGATTCCAAACCCTCCCCACTGGGTCTGCACGAGCATCAGGGCAAACAGATTCTGCCGCTGGAAGACGCGCACTTTGCCGTCAGCGAATCCGCGATCCCCGGCCAGTACCGTATCGAACACCCAACCCGCCCCGACGCCTACCAACCCGTCGTGCGCCACAACGGCGATGGCGCCTGGCACACCGAGCTCGAGCAACCGCTGGAATGGGACAATGCGACCGCGTTGCGCCGCATCGGTCATGAGATGCAAGGGTTCACACCGGAACGGCGTGAACGCATTCTGCAAGTCAGCGGCTACGACGAAGACGCGTTGCGCAATATGCACGCCGAGCAGGCGTCAGTGCCGCCACTGCTGGCCGACAGCATCAGCCGCTTCCGGATCGACCAGGACCTGCAAGTGTTCATCGACCAACTGGCCAGCGACCTGCCCGAACAATACCGCCGCGCCGATCCGCAGACGCAACTGCAATTGCTCACCGAACACGGACGCTGGCCTGCGGGTAAACGCCTGCGCTTGCTGAACGGACAAGGAGAGGTCAGCTGGCAGTCGTCGAGCGACGAAACCTTGCCACTGACCGATCTGCGCCAGACCAGTCTGATCGACAATGATGTGCTCACATCACTGCTGCAGGACCTCAGCGAACAAGAGGCCAAGGCCTTGCTCGACGAGCCGTTTGGTGGCCCGGACCTGCCGCTGGACATCCGCGCCCGCGAGTTGCGCAAACAACTGCTGCAATTGGCCAAGGCGCAACGCAGCAGCCTGTTCGAGTCGCGTTACCGAGCCCTCGAGAGCGTCGACGACCCGCTGCACACCACCCTTGCGCAATTCGAACCGCCCCTGCCACCGCGTGTCACCCAGGAACTGCTCAACACCACCCGCAGTGATGAGCTGCTGCAAATCAGCGAAGGCCAACTGCCCCAGCGACAGCAGGAGCTCATGCAGGTGGCCAGCGAAGAAGTCCGCGTCACCCGCGCATTCGAAGGGCTGGAACTGGACTCGGTGACCAATCCGGACACCGACACCCTGGTTCTGCACAGCCTGCGGTACGTGCCCGGCTGGAGCGGCGAGGTACGCCTGGAAATCCGCGACGGCACCTATGCCGGTCCGATGCTCGACAGCACCGGCCGCGCTGATGCGCCGGAACAAAAGGTTCTGGTGCGCAAACCCGATGGCACTTATCAGCCCTTCGATGACCGCGGGCATGAGTTGCACGGGGCCACCGACGTGTACTCAAGCATCCTCTATGCGTTGCCGGACGCCGAGCGTCAGGCCATGGATATCCATATCGGTCAGGCAGAAAAACTCAAGACCGCCATCCGTGCACGGCCCCTCGATCGCAGCGATTTTCGTGTAGCCGTTTCGCTGGCGCCGGTCCGTCACCCGGAAGTCGACCCCCTGCGCCTGGTCGGCTTCCGGAGCCGTGAAAGACTGTCTCCCGTGTCAGAACTCCTTGCAACACGGCGCCAGGAGGTAAATCAGCCGCCTCTGGACAGGATTCGCGTGATCTATCGCGGTTACAACGCCAGAGACGCACGCGCCTTTGCCGCGAGGTTTGCGAACAACCCAAGACGCATCGCCAATGAGCTCGCCCGCCTGAGTGACGAGCTCACCCTGTTGCGCGACAACCTGCGTGTGTGGGAAACCCGGGTTCCGACGAGAGACCCGCGTAGCGCAATCGCGCTGACTGACACTCAACGTCGCGCGGCACAACAAAGCCGCCGGGAGTTCAGCAATGCTATCGAACGCTGCTGGCGCCGGGAAACACAGGAATCGGCCGGGTACCTGTTGCAGATCACGGATCCGATAATGGGCGATCTACCGACCTTGAGCGGCGACTTCAATCATGTCAGATTGCTGATCCTGAACGGCAATGCCAGTACCCGTGGCCTGGAACCGTTTTTGCGACAATTCCCGGGACTGCATTCCCTGGACGTGCAGAACCTCGACCTGCCGACCCTGCCCCAGGCCCTGACCTCAATGCCGGGCCTGCAGCGACTGACCATGCGCAACTGCGGCATCACCATGACCCAGGCGAACCGGGCGACACTGACGTCCCTGCCGCAGGTCTCAGTCCTGGATCTTTCAAACAATCCGCTGGGTGAACCGGTTGACGTGCGCACGATGCCCGCATTGAGTTATCTCAACCTCGATAACACCGGCATTTCGACGGTGCCGGCGGGCATGCTTGTTCATCCAAACCTGGTCTCCGGACGGTTCGCCGGTAATCCGATCGCTGAAATTCCCGATGAGTTCTTCAATCTCGCCAGCGCACTCAGTGACAGATTCCTCTTCGGCGCCAACCCGCGGCTGTCCGCAGCCAGCCGGGAAAGAGTGAAGCTTTACTACCAAAAGACACGCAAGCACTTCGGCGTAGTGCCTGACCTCGCCGATATCGAACTGGCCACCCGGCTCTTTCCCGCCGTCACCGCTGATCGAGCCGTGGATCTGATTTATCAATTACCCGGAACGCTGGTGGACGGCCACGCCAGACTCACAGCCTGGGAGGCAGAGTTTGGACGGCTGCAAGTCGAGCTCGCGAGATGGAGCAACGATACCCCCCGACGCTCTCCCGCTACCCAAGAGCCGTTGACGCTCAGCGAACGAACCCGCGATCGTCTCGCCAGGCTGGACTTCAGCCAGAGGCTGGAGAATTTCTGGCGTAACCAATCACCCTTCGTTCCCGAGCACCACGGCAGTCAGTTGGAGCTGACCCTCGGATTCCTGGGCGATATGCCGGTGATCGATAGCGATTTCAACCATGTTGCCCACCTGACGCTCAATGGCAACAAAGGGGTGACCGGCGTAGAACCGTTCTTGCGACGCTTCCAGAAGCTGACGTCACTGGAGCTGAGTGTTTTCGACTTCGACCCGAACTCGCTGGCAGCTGTTGACCTGCCCGACCTGCAGACACTGCAACTCCAGGATTGCGGTGTAGTGATGACCCCGGAAAACCAGGCAAAGCTTGTCTCGATGCCGCAGTTGCAAATGCTGGACTTGAGCGACAACCCGCTGGGCACGTTTCCCGACCTGACTTTTCTGCCAGAACTGAACCGTCTCGATCTGGCCAACACCCACCTGTCGCAGGTGCCTCCCGGACTGGCCGATCACGCCAACCTCGTCATCGCTGTTTTCAGCGGCAACAGGATCAGAGAACTCCCCGTCGAGTTGCTTGACCTGCCCGCCATTCGCACCGACGGTATGATCTTTGCCGACAACCCATTGTCGTCGGTGACTCGCGAGCGGATAAAAACCTATTACCGCAAAACCGGGCAAGACTTCAATGTTCTGGCTGCTCCCGAGGACATCGAACTGATGCAATCACTGTTCCCGTCCCTTGACCAGGAAGACGCCAGCGGGATCATCTATGACCTGCCCGGAACACTGGCCGACAGCCGGACCCGGCTCAACATCTGGCAGGCCGAACTGACTACCCTGCTGGCCGATCTCACGGCCTGGGCAACCCAGGTACCGAAGCAGGATCCCGTGACTGGCGAAGCGATCAGCGCCGCCGAACGATTCATCAACACCACCTCCCGAAGGGAATTCGCCGACCAATTCGAGCAACTCTGGCGAACACGCTCAGAGACCTCCGGCATACGCATGGACGCTTTCACGGCTAACCCGACCTTCCAGGGCGACATGCCGGTTCTGACCGCCGATTTCAGCCACGTCTTGAAACTTAATCTTCGGGGCAACCCTGCGATCAGTGGCACAGGCCCGTTCATTGAGCAGTTCGGCAACCTGCAGATTCTTGAACTCCACGATTTCTCCCTGGGCGAAATACCCGCGTCCCTGACTCGCACGACGGAACTCATAGACGTCACGCTGGCCAACTGCAACCTGACCCTCACCGACAACGGCCAGACAGTACTGGAGTCACTGCCCGATCTTGAGAGCCTGGATCTGCGCCACAATCCGCTGACGCGGGCGCCGGACATCACGAACATGCCGGCACTCAGTGACCTTCGCCTGTCCAGCACCGAAATTACCGCAGTCCCGGACGGTATTGGCACACACCCGAACCTGCGTGAAGCGCACCTCGACAACAACGCGATTACCGACCTGCCCGAAGCCTTTTTTGAGCTCGACATCAAACTGGCCCGTGCGACAAAACTGTCCGCCAACCCTCTGTCCCGGGCAGCCCGCGAGCGCATCAAGGTTTATTACACGCAACACGAGGCCAACTTTGGCGTGCTGCCGGACCAGGCCGACATCAGCCGTACACGGAACCTGTTTCCAACCCTGAATATTAAAGAGGCCGCAGACGTGTTTTATCGTTTGCCCGGGACATTGGCCGATGGCACTGCGCAATTGGCGAACTGGGAAACGGAAATCGGCAAAATGCTCAGCGATCTCGAGGCATGGTCGAATCGCGTCCCCGCCCAGGTCATGGGCGCTGCGGACAGGGCAACGCAGCGCCTGAACAGGCGTGCGTTCGGCAAGAAAGTCGAGCAGTTCTGGCGTAACCGGCACGTCTCCCGGTCAAAGCCCGGATCCAATGGTTTTATCGCCGATCTGACTTTTTTCGGTGACTTGCCAGCGCTGACGGCTGACTTCAGCCACATCGTTCAGCTCTCCCTGTTGGGCAACAAGGATTTGACCTCCGCTGAAGGTTTCCTGCGGTGCTTTACCGGATTGAAAACCCTGGCAATGCGCGACTTCACACTGGGCAAATTCCCTGAAGCTGTCGCCACCATGTCCGATCTCGAAACGCTGGTACTGAGTCGCTGTGACATCGTTTTCGACGAACCCGCGCAGACGCTCCTGTCGTCCCTGAGCAAACTGCAATCGCTGGACCTGTACGACAATCCTCTGGGCCGCACCCCGGTTCTTTCTGCTCTGCCGGAACTCAATGTCATCGACCTGGCCAGCACCGGAATCGACCAGATCCCCATCGGGCTGCTGGAACGCTCCAGACTCACATACGCAATACTCAGCGAAAATCGTATCAGCGAACTTCCGGAGGCCCTTTTCCGGGTCCCGGCCAACGTCAGCGACGGATTTGACCTGAGCAACAATCCGTTGTCATTGACGACACGGGAACGGATAAAGATCTACCACCAACGCACGGGAAGCGACTTCAATGTGTGGGTCGAACCCGAGGATATCGAACTGGGACGTACGCTCTACCCTGACGTCACCGGAGAGCGCCTGAGCAAGATCGTCTACAGCCTGCCGGGGACACTCGCCGAAGGGCGCCTGGAACTTGTGCGGCGCCAGACTGAAATCGCCACCCTGTCCAGCGATCTGCAATCATGGGCCAATACCGTTCCGCTCGACCCTGTCACTCGGGTCCCCCTGACAGACGACGCCCTGCTGCAGGAACGCACCAACCGGATGAAATTCAAGGAACAGCTCGAACATTGCTGGCGCCGAATCACCCCGGACGATACCTCGGAGTTTGAATTCTCATCCAGCGTTCCGCTCACTGGCGAACTGCCGACCCTGTCGGCGGACTTCGGACATATCCGCACCCTGAAACTGACTCGAACAGGCGGCGCGGCCCCTCAACTCGGCCAGTTCCTGAATGGTTTTCCCAAGGTGCGCAGTCTGACGATCCAGGGATATCAACTGGGGAACATTCCCGACGCGGTGCTGACCATGGAG encodes:
- a CDS encoding dermonecrotic toxin domain-containing protein, which gives rise to MQTTEHPNDTPFGAQPDTHYLHLQASLPTWLGNASASRREALKNTLPAMPLQLLARSATEHQALKALNSAHWSAQNDVDRQLEQFRDINAFAEPLLKAAIKAHFDLELDVSNIQLRLYIPATTPLFGIKTGARTWTVSLLAAALHNFEEKETQDDAYDAASTYIMQSLPSAQSDTPLSATAQFDTLPWLKEKMSIPAFTKMCRELDIGAQYKTYLEDHLGMTDAKKGATLRKHVDKSEKAALKAALQFARLTGDISDRYCRTIVALIDGVRHLRIDGQHLQTQALTMMGAPLTGILVFAPQADEVHTIARVVAYVPDDPEHPIKEYASSAELEKELTRQLRAQDYQKFFSRFVNHEQRGVFFSSLNTRLSQVKWHEAVHGSQDPIWRSEPLEKPDLQLAATVILGDLWQHQYQKKLNKILNDGQVIAVATATVDSNARWALWDSFVGIASAILQTAVFIIAPFVPGLGELMMAYMAYQFLDEVFEGIVEWAQGQITEALTHLVGMVDAAIQLGLFAVGGSIAVGEFRKVLPKEVIAFIERFKPVKLANGNTRYWDQDLTRYQQKSLPAADSKPSPLGLHEHQGKQILPLEDAHFAVSESAIPGQYRIEHPTRPDAYQPVVRHNGDGAWHTELEQPLEWDNATALRRIGHEMQGFTPERRERILQVSGYDEDALRNMHAEQASVPPLLADSISRFRIDQDLQVFIDQLASDLPEQYRRADPQTQLQLLTEHGRWPAGKRLRLLNGQGEVSWQSSSDETLPLTDLRQTSLIDNDVLTSLLQDLSEQEAKALLDEPFGGPDLPLDIRARELRKQLLQLAKAQRSSLFESRYRALESVDDPLHTTLAQFEPPLPPRVTQELLNTTRSDELLQISEGQLPQRQQELMQVASEEVRVTRAFEGLELDSVTNPDTDTLVLHSLRYVPGWSGEVRLEIRDGTYAGPMLDSTGRADAPEQKVLVRKPDGTYQPFDDRGHELHGATDVYSSILYALPDAERQAMDIHIGQAEKLKTAIRARPLDRSDFRVAVSLAPVRHPEVDPLRLVGFRSRERLSPVSELLATRRQEVNQPPLDRIRVIYRGYNARDARAFAARFANNPRRIANELARLSDELTLLRDNLRVWETRVPTRDPRSAIALTDTQRRAAQQSRREFSNAIERCWRRETQESAGYLLQITDPIMGDLPTLSGDFNHVRLLILNGNASTRGLEPFLRQFPGLHSLDVQNLDLPTLPQALTSMPGLQRLTMRNCGITMTQANRATLTSLPQVSVLDLSNNPLGEPVDVRTMPALSYLNLDNTGISTVPAGMLVHPNLVSGRFAGNPIAEIPDEFFNLASALSDRFLFGANPRLSAASRERVKLYYQKTRKHFGVVPDLADIELATRLFPAVTADRAVDLIYQLPGTLVDGHARLTAWEAEFGRLQVELARWSNDTPRRSPATQEPLTLSERTRDRLARLDFSQRLENFWRNQSPFVPEHHGSQLELTLGFLGDMPVIDSDFNHVAHLTLNGNKGVTGVEPFLRRFQKLTSLELSVFDFDPNSLAAVDLPDLQTLQLQDCGVVMTPENQAKLVSMPQLQMLDLSDNPLGTFPDLTFLPELNRLDLANTHLSQVPPGLADHANLVIAVFSGNRIRELPVELLDLPAIRTDGMIFADNPLSSVTRERIKTYYRKTGQDFNVLAAPEDIELMQSLFPSLDQEDASGIIYDLPGTLADSRTRLNIWQAELTTLLADLTAWATQVPKQDPVTGEAISAAERFINTTSRREFADQFEQLWRTRSETSGIRMDAFTANPTFQGDMPVLTADFSHVLKLNLRGNPAISGTGPFIEQFGNLQILELHDFSLGEIPASLTRTTELIDVTLANCNLTLTDNGQTVLESLPDLESLDLRHNPLTRAPDITNMPALSDLRLSSTEITAVPDGIGTHPNLREAHLDNNAITDLPEAFFELDIKLARATKLSANPLSRAARERIKVYYTQHEANFGVLPDQADISRTRNLFPTLNIKEAADVFYRLPGTLADGTAQLANWETEIGKMLSDLEAWSNRVPAQVMGAADRATQRLNRRAFGKKVEQFWRNRHVSRSKPGSNGFIADLTFFGDLPALTADFSHIVQLSLLGNKDLTSAEGFLRCFTGLKTLAMRDFTLGKFPEAVATMSDLETLVLSRCDIVFDEPAQTLLSSLSKLQSLDLYDNPLGRTPVLSALPELNVIDLASTGIDQIPIGLLERSRLTYAILSENRISELPEALFRVPANVSDGFDLSNNPLSLTTRERIKIYHQRTGSDFNVWVEPEDIELGRTLYPDVTGERLSKIVYSLPGTLAEGRLELVRRQTEIATLSSDLQSWANTVPLDPVTRVPLTDDALLQERTNRMKFKEQLEHCWRRITPDDTSEFEFSSSVPLTGELPTLSADFGHIRTLKLTRTGGAAPQLGQFLNGFPKVRSLTIQGYQLGNIPDAVLTMEDLAELNLPECNVTLTPANVDALSVMNNLSRLELRNNSLGLTPDLSQMTALVWLDLGNTGLSRIPSGLFNRPHLVYADLSGNAFTDLPAELASINSADFIFSDNPLSGESLHHVEIQRLARANALAEQKRQQQQLQNVTNPNLPYGSGQSSTSSGLSGSSL
- a CDS encoding aspartate aminotransferase family protein, which produces MSVDHAAVERADFDQVMVPNYAPAAFIPVRGAGSRVWDQSGRELIDFAGGIAVNVLGHAHPALVGALTEQANKLWHVSNVFTNEPALRLAHKLIDATFAERVFFCNSGAEANEAAFKLARRVAFDRFGSEKYEIIAALNSFHGRTLFTVNVGGQSKYSDGFGPKITGITHVPYNDLAALKAAVSDKTCAVVLEPIQGEGGVLPAELAYLQGARELCDAHNALLVFDEVQTGMGRTGHLFAYQHYGVTPDILTSAKSLGGGFPIAAMLTTEALAKHLVVGTHGTTYGGNPLACAVAEAVIDVINTPEVLNGVNAKHDKFKTRLQQIGEKYGLFTQVRGLGLLIGCVLSDAWKGKAKDIFNAAEKEGLMILQAGPDVIRFAPSLVVEDADIDAGLDRFERAAAKLTQA